A region from the Falco rusticolus isolate bFalRus1 chromosome 4, bFalRus1.pri, whole genome shotgun sequence genome encodes:
- the FZD8 gene encoding frizzled-8: protein MEWSYLLEITSLLAALSLLQRAGCAAASAAAASSSSAKELSCQEITVPLCKGIGYNYTYMPNQFNHDTQDEAGLEVHQFWPLVEIQCSSDLRFFLCSMYTPICLEDYKKPLPPCRSVCERAKAGCAPLMRQYGFAWPDRMRCDRLPEQGSPDTLCMDYNRTDLTTAAPPPAKPPLRGAKPGGPAKAPPAAAAPPAEAPRKPRPPPPCEPGCQCRAPMVSVSSERHPLYNRVKTGQIANCALPCHNPYFSPDERAFTAFWIGLWSVLCFLSTFATVSTFLIDMERFKYPERPIIFLAACYLFVSLGYLVRLVAGHEKVACSGGAGAGGAGAGAAGAGGGAAAGAAAAGGRGAAGGAAELQPELAGAEHVRYESTGPALCTVVFLLVYFFGMASSIWWVILSLTWFLAAGMKWGNEAIAGYAQYFHLAAWLLPSVKSIAVLALSSVDGDPVAGICYVGNQSLENLRGFVLAPLLIYLAIGSMFLLAGFVSLFRIRSVIKQQGGPTKTHKLEKLMIRLGLFTVLYTVPAASVVACLFYEQHNRPRWEATHNCPCLRDQQPDQARRPDYAVFMLKYFMCLVVGITSGVWVWSGKTLESWRALCTRCCWASKGAAVAGGTGAGAGGQAAIAAAGGLGAGGGGSLYSDVSTGLTWRSGTASSVSYPKQMPLSQV from the coding sequence ATGGAGTGGAGTTACCTGTTGGAAATCACCTCGCTGCTCGCcgccctgtccctgctgcagcgcGCCGGCTGCGCCGCCGCCTCGGCCGCCGCCGCGTCGTCCTCCTCCGCCAAGGAGCTGTCGTGCCAGGAGATCACCGTGCCCCTCTGCAAAGGCATCGGCTACAACTACACCTACATGCCCAACCAGTTCAACCACGACACGCAGGACGAGGCCGGGCTGGAGGTGCACCAGTTCTGGCCGCTGGTGGAGATCCAGTGCTCCAGCGACCTGcgcttcttcctctgcagcatgTACACCCCCATCTGCCTGGAGGACTACAAGAAGCCGCTGCCGCCCTGCCGCAGCGTCTGCGAGCGGGCCAAGGCCGGCTGCGCCCCGCTCATGCGCCAGTACGGCTTCGCCTGGCCCGACAGGATGCGCTGCGACCGCCTCCCCGAGCAGGGCAGCCCGGACACGCTCTGCATGGACTACAACCGCACGGACCTCACcacggccgccccgccgcccgccaaGCCCCCGCTCCGCGGCGCCAAGCCCGGCGGCCCCGCCAaggcgccccccgccgccgccgctccgccggcCGAGGCCCCGCGCAagccgcggccgccgccgccctgcGAGCCGGGCTGCCAGTGCCGGGCGCCCATGGTGTCCGTGTCCAGCGAGCGGCACCCGCTCTACAACCGCGTCAAGACGGGGCAGATCGCCAACtgcgccctgccctgccacaaCCCCTACTTCAGCCCCGACGAGCGCGCCTTCACCGCCTTCTGGATCGGGCTCTGGTCCGTGCTCTGCTTCCTCTCCACCTTCGCCACCGTCTCCACCTTCCTCATCGACATGGAGCGCTTCAAGTACCCCGAGCGCCCCATCATCTTCCTGGCCGCCTGCTACCTCTTCGTCTCCCTCGGCTACCTGGTGCGCCTGGTGGCCGGACACGAGAAGGTGGCGTGcagcggcggcgcgggggcgggcggcgcgggggccggggcggcgggggccggcggcggcgcggcggcgggggctgcggcggcgggggggcgcggcgcggcgggcggcgcggccgagCTGCAGCCCGAGCTGGCGGGGGCCGAGCACGTGCGCTATGAGAGCACCGGCCCGGCGCTGTGCACCGTGGTCTTCCTGCTCGTCTACTTCTTCGGCATGGCGAGCTCCATCTGGTGGGTCATCCTCTCCCTCACCTGGTTCCTCGCCGCCGGCATGAAGTGGGGCAACGAGGCCATCGCTGGCTACGCACAGTACTTCCACCTGGCcgcctggctgctgcccagcgTCAAGTCCATCGCAGTGCTGGCGCTCAGTTCCGTGGACGGGGACCCCGTCGCTGGCATCTGCTACGTGGGCAACCAGAGCCTGGAGAACTTGAGGGGCTTCGTGTTGGCGCCGCTGCTCATCTACTTGGCCATCGGCTCAATGTTCCTGCTTGCTGGCTTTGTCTCGCTCTTCCGCATCCGCAGTGTCATCAAGCAGCAGGGCGGCCCCACCAAGACTCACAAGCTGGAGAAGCTGATGATACGCCTGGGGCTCTTCACCGTGCTCTACactgtgccagctgccagcGTGGTTGCCTGCCTCTTCTATGAGCAGCACAACCGGCCCCGCTGGGAGGCCACACACAACTGCCCCTGCCTGCGTGACCAGCAGCCTGATCAGGCCCGCCGCCCGGACTATGCAGTCTTCATGCTCAAGTACTTCATGTGCCTGGTGGTGGGCATCACCTCTGGTGTCTGGGTCTGGTCTGGCAAGACCCTGGAATCCTGGAGGGCCCTCTGCACCCGCTGCTGCTGGGCCAGCAAAGGTGCTGCCGTGGCCGGGGGcacaggggcaggagcaggtggCCAGGCTGCAATCGCTGCAGCAGGGGGACTTGGGGCTGGAGGCGGTGGCTCCCTCTACAGCGACGTCAGCACTGGCCTGACGTGGAGATCGGGCACTGCCAGCTCTGTCTCCTACCCCAAGCAGATGCCCCTGTCTCAAGTgtga